From Anopheles stephensi strain Indian unplaced genomic scaffold, UCI_ANSTEP_V1.0 ucontig302, whole genome shotgun sequence, one genomic window encodes:
- the LOC118516501 gene encoding uncharacterized protein LOC118516501: MSVSDRTFKVDFSQIPRKPTRTEIFSFLTDKLSLKPEKLEMVQFLNLSTSVVVEMKEEGDALLIVEVHDRKHTITCNGRDHAIPITMEDDTKVVTIQEVSAKVTNADIISALEAFGEVKGAKDLLWEEPTPFPGVRNGNRAVKMLINRPIPSYITIKGERGRITYRGQEQTCMYCDQMVHYGVSCTQNRKNNSQKASGVNQRLYSAIVQGNHTTAKEGSTEKVVTTKSVPTQVGTITRKKSIDEPGCSKALERIDYGKSVSNTMTLNKRAMSDSSYPDTDEEKAGVSQHDFKKPHKKSTKTNERSIL; encoded by the coding sequence atgtcGGTTAGCGACAGAACCTTTAAGGTGGATTTCTCGCAAATCCCAAGAAAGCCCACACGCACGGAAATTTTTAGCTTCCTTACGGACAAGCTAAGCCTAAAACCGGAAAAGCTGGAAATGGTACAATTCCTGAACCTTTCCACATCTGTGGTGGTGGAGATGAAAGAGGAGGGCGATGCTCTCTTAATAGTGGAGGTGCATGATAGAAAGCACACCATCACGTGTAACGGTCGGGATCACGCGATCCCAATCACAATGGAGGACGACACCAAAGTCGTAACCATACAGGAGGTATCCGCCAAGGTGACTAACGCGGATATTATATCAGCTTTGGAGGCCTTCGGAGAGGTGAAGGGGGCAAAGGACCTCCTCTGGGAGGAGCCTACGCCTTTCCCAGGCGTAAGAAACGGCAACAGAGCGGTGAAAATGTTAATTAACAGGCCCATTCCATCATACATCACCATAAAGGGTGAGCGGGGTAGGATCACATACCGCGGGCAGGAACAAACCTGCATGTACTGCGATCAAATGGTCCATTACGGTGTTTCCTGCacacaaaacaggaaaaataacAGCCAAAAGGCATCAGGTGTCAACCAGCGCCTATACTCGGCAATAGTACAGGGCAACCACACTACGGCCAAAGAGGGCTCAACAGAAAAAGTGGTAACCACAAAAAGTGTCCCCACCCAAGTGGGTACAATTactagaaaaaaatccattgaCGAACCAGGCTGCAGCAAAGCACTGGAACGCATAGACTACGGTAAAAGTGTCTCGAACACTATGACACTTAACAAAAGAGCAATGTCCGACAGCTCCTATCCAGACACAGACGAGGAAAAAGCAGGGGTCTCCCAGCATGATTTTaaaaagccacacaaaaaaagcaccaaaacgaacgaacgtagcATACTATAA
- the LOC118516494 gene encoding histone H2B, which translates to MAPKTSGKAAKKSGKAQKNISKSDKKKKRKTRKESYAIYIYKVLKQVHPDTGISSKAMSIMNSFVNDIFERIAAEASRLAHYNKRSTITSREIQTAVRLLLPGELAKHAVSEGTKAVTKYTSSK; encoded by the coding sequence atggcaccgaaaaccagtggaaaggctgcgaagaagtctggcaaggcccagaaaaacatctccaagtcggacaagaagaagaaaaggaagacccgcaaggagagctacgctatctacatctacaaggtgttgaagcaggtccacccggacaccggtatttcctcgaaggcgatgagcatcatgaacagtttcgtgaacgacatcttcgagcgcatcgctgccgaagcgtcccgcctggcgcactacaacaagcgctcgacgatcacgtcccgcgaaatccaaaccgccgtccgcctgctgctgcccggtgagctggccaagcacgccgtctccgaaggaactaaggcagttaccaagtacaccagctcgaagtaa